One region of Hymenobacter sediminicola genomic DNA includes:
- the mutL gene encoding DNA mismatch repair endonuclease MutL: MADVIQLLPEYLANQIAAGEVVQRPASAVKELLENAVDAGATQVQLIVKDAGKQLVQVVDNGAGMSPTDARMSLERHATSKIRTTDDLFRIRTLGFRGEALASIAAVAQVELRTKQRDQDTGTLLLVEGSQITSQQPAACPDGTSISVKNLFFNVPARRNFLKSNAVEMRHILDEFQHVALANPQITFSLFQNDLEVFNLPAGKLSQRIVSLLGNGYKEQLAACEEVTPFLSVKGFIGKPESAKKSRGDQFFFVNNRFIRSAYLNHAVLTAYEGLLPKDTHPFYVLFLDLDPKAIDINVHPTKTEIKFEDEKTVYAIVRAAVKQSLGLHNMAPSLDFEGDVNFAPIQPLRISSNQKNPFTDDFRPDALASAASQAATPSPRDTRPSGARSEAYERQLPPRPTEQAKRELEEFYKSLSKVSVPDVEHEATAVGVPVPSASALTAAAAPFLVTAPSAAVPSAPELPLRESSASSGNKVLQVHGQYLLVAVKSGLMLLDQAAARERILYEQYAHTLERETGASQTLLFPRTVTFSPQDFAILREVEEALRSLGFRFTDFGKHTIAVEGIPVDVPARDEKELLEGLIEQFRTHAGPIKLDRREQMARALARRVAAAAAGARLSDTEMTTLVDKLFACQVPGYTPDGRRTLVMLELSQIQEFFRKA; this comes from the coding sequence ATGGCCGACGTAATTCAACTGCTTCCCGAATATTTGGCCAATCAGATTGCCGCCGGTGAAGTGGTGCAGCGTCCGGCTTCGGCAGTGAAAGAGCTGCTCGAAAATGCTGTGGATGCCGGCGCTACCCAGGTGCAGCTTATTGTAAAAGATGCCGGCAAGCAGTTGGTACAGGTAGTTGACAATGGCGCGGGCATGAGCCCTACCGATGCGCGCATGAGCCTAGAGCGCCACGCCACCAGCAAGATCCGCACCACCGACGACCTGTTCCGCATCCGGACGCTGGGCTTCCGGGGCGAGGCGCTAGCTTCTATTGCGGCCGTGGCCCAGGTGGAGTTGCGCACCAAGCAGCGCGACCAGGACACGGGCACGCTACTGCTCGTGGAAGGCTCCCAGATAACCAGCCAACAACCTGCCGCCTGTCCCGACGGTACCAGCATCAGCGTTAAGAACCTATTTTTCAACGTGCCGGCGCGCCGCAACTTCCTCAAAAGCAACGCGGTGGAGATGCGCCACATCCTCGACGAGTTTCAGCACGTGGCGCTGGCCAACCCCCAGATTACGTTTTCGCTGTTCCAGAACGATCTGGAAGTCTTCAACCTGCCGGCCGGCAAACTCAGCCAGCGCATCGTGAGCCTGCTCGGCAACGGCTATAAGGAGCAGCTGGCAGCCTGCGAGGAAGTCACGCCGTTTCTGTCGGTGAAGGGCTTTATTGGCAAGCCGGAGTCGGCGAAGAAAAGCCGGGGCGACCAGTTTTTCTTTGTCAACAACCGGTTCATCCGCTCGGCCTACCTCAACCACGCCGTGCTGACTGCCTACGAAGGACTGCTGCCCAAAGACACGCACCCGTTTTACGTGCTGTTTCTGGACCTCGACCCCAAGGCCATCGACATCAACGTGCACCCCACCAAAACGGAAATCAAGTTCGAGGACGAGAAGACCGTGTATGCCATTGTGCGGGCCGCCGTGAAGCAAAGCCTGGGCCTACACAACATGGCGCCCTCGCTGGACTTTGAAGGCGACGTGAATTTTGCGCCTATCCAGCCATTGCGCATCTCCTCGAATCAGAAAAACCCATTCACCGACGATTTTCGCCCTGATGCGTTGGCCTCGGCAGCTTCGCAGGCCGCTACACCTAGCCCGCGCGACACCCGCCCCAGTGGTGCCCGCTCCGAGGCCTACGAGCGGCAGTTGCCACCCCGGCCTACCGAGCAGGCCAAGCGTGAGCTGGAAGAATTCTACAAATCTCTCAGCAAGGTGAGCGTGCCCGACGTCGAGCACGAGGCCACGGCCGTTGGAGTGCCTGTGCCGTCAGCATCGGCGCTTACGGCGGCCGCGGCGCCATTTCTTGTAACAGCGCCCTCGGCGGCGGTGCCTTCTGCGCCGGAGCTGCCACTGCGCGAATCGAGTGCCAGCTCCGGCAACAAGGTGCTGCAGGTGCACGGGCAGTATCTGCTGGTGGCCGTGAAATCGGGGCTGATGCTGCTGGACCAGGCGGCGGCGCGGGAACGAATTCTGTACGAGCAGTATGCGCACACGCTGGAGCGCGAAACTGGTGCCTCCCAGACGCTGTTGTTTCCGCGTACCGTCACATTTTCACCCCAGGATTTCGCCATTTTGCGCGAAGTGGAAGAAGCATTGCGCAGCCTCGGGTTCCGCTTCACCGACTTTGGCAAGCATACCATTGCGGTAGAAGGCATTCCGGTTGATGTGCCGGCGCGCGATGAAAAGGAATTGCTGGAAGGGCTAATTGAGCAGTTCCGGACCCATGCTGGCCCTATAAAGCTGGACCGGCGCGAGCAGATGGCCCGGGCCCTGGCCCGCCGGGTGGCCGCTGCTGCCGCCGGGGCCCGCCTCTCCGACACTGAAATGACGACCTTGGTTGATAAGCTCTTTGCCTGCCAGGTGCCCGGCTACACCCCCGACGGCCGCCGCACCCTCGTTATGCTGGAGCTCAGCCAGATTCAGGAGTTTTTCCGTAAGGCGTGA